A single region of the Fusarium fujikuroi IMI 58289 draft genome, chromosome FFUJ_chr05 genome encodes:
- a CDS encoding related to laccase precursor: MYFTRSSLIFLPLVLQSFIISVTATYWNNTKKFDLTITWENYAPDGFSRKMLLVNGQSPGPVLEINQDDLVVVKVYNQSPEELTIHYHGLEMKGTPWTDGVPGVTQHPIKPGCSFTYKFHATQYGSFWYHSHHRGQIEDGLYGAIIIHPRPHEPNPFHLISDDKETLYEIQKATRHVKPVVISDFVHLTSTEKWDMTVAAGIEDSCYDSILFNGKGRVECLPKDLVAANLNEIQKSYLELVPGGAEFTDKSCLPASALNALAGGLGNEEALLPGTFSGCKETEGQIEVIRVSNKHHASSKWVAFDIVAAVNFVNGVFSIDGHDMWVYAMDGSYIQPQKVQAIAATNGDRYSVLVKVEKSGDFKMRFNSNSAPQIITGHAILSVDGFGYTQEAESWINLVGIPVSKNVVVFNQMVACPYPPVSISPTADVTFNLSMEIKGASYLWALNSTGLMSKDLDEQRPTLFNPQPYVHNNVTISTKLGQWVDLVFVAAMFPQPPHPIHKHGSKMYMLGTGTGPFRWSSVEEAAKEIPDQFNLVNPPRRDAFLSAPADKEPSWVVVRYHAADPGPWLLHCHINNHMVGGMMMVIQDGVDAWPEVPEEYAEGGDGE; this comes from the exons ATGTACTTCACACGCTCTTCTCTCATATTTCTCCCCTTAGTCCTCCAATCGTTCATTATTTCAGTAACGGCTACCTACTGgaacaacaccaagaagtTTGACCTTACTATAACATGGGAGAATTACGCACCAGATGGATTCTCACGAAAGATGCTGCTCGTAAATGGGCAGTCCCCTGGACCTGTGCTTGAGATCAACCAGGATgatttggtggtggtgaaagTCTACAATCAGTCTCCAGAAGAGCTCACTATTCACTACCATG GACTGGAAATGAAAGGCACACCATGGACCGACGGTGTTCCCGGCGTTACACAACATCCCATCAAGCCAGGATGCAGCTTCACTTACAAGTTCCATGCTACACAATACGGAAGTTTCTGGTatcactctcatcatcgaggCCAAATCGAAGATGGTCTCTACGGAGCTATTATTATTCATCCACGACCCCACGAACCGAACCCGTTTCACTTGATCTCCGATGATAAGGAGACTTTGTATGAGATCCAAAAGGCAACGAGGCATGTTAAGCCAGTAGTTATTTCTGACTTTGTGCACCTCACTTCTACTGAGAAGTGGGATATGACTGTGGCAGCTGGGATAGAGGACTCGTGCTATGATTCGATCCTCTTTAATGGCAAGGGAAGAGTCGAATGTCTACCTAAGGATCTCGTGGCAGCCAATCTCAATGAGATTCAGAAGAGCTACCTTGAGTTGGTACCAGGTGGTGCTGAGTTCACTGATAAGTC CTGTCTTCCTGCGTCTGCTCTTAACGCCCTCGCCGGTGGTCTAGGCAACGAAGAGGCTCTCCTCCCTGGAACATTCTCCGGATGCAAAGAAACAGAGGGTCAAATCGAAGTCATCAGAGTCTCCAACAAACACCACGCTTCCTCAAAATGGGTTGCTTTTGACATTGTTGCTGCAGTCAACTTTGTCAACGGCGTCTTCTCCATAGATGGCCACGATATGTGGGTATACGCCATGGACGGCTCCTACATCCAACCTCAGAAAGTCCAAGCCATTGCCGCCACAAACGGAGATCGATATTCCGTTCTTGTCAAGGTTGAAAAGTCCGGGGACTTCAAAATGAGATTCAATTCGAACAGTGCGCCCCAGATCATCACCGGCCATGCTATTCTCTCAGTTGACGGCTTCGGTTACACACAAGAGGCTGAATCGTGGATCAACCTCGTTGGCATTCCGGTGTCAAAGAACGTCGTGGTGTTTAACCAGATGGTGGCGTGTCCTTACCCCCCAGTTTCGATTTCGCCAACTGCTGATGTCACCTTTAATCTAAGCATGGAGATCAAAGGTGCTTCGTATCTCTGGGCTTTGAACAGCACAGGTCTTATGTCAAAGGATCTCGACGAGCAAAGACCTACACTCTTCAACCCCCAGCCTTACGTCCACAACAACGTTACAATCTCGACAAAACTGGGACAGTGGGTAGATCTCGTCTTTGTGGCAGCCATGTTTCCCCAACCTCCACACCCGATTCACAAGCACGGTTCAAAGATGTACATGCTAGGCACAGGAACTGGCCCTTTCAGGTGGAGTTCTGTTGAAGAAGCGGCTAAGGAAATTCCTGACCAGTTCAATCTTGTTAATCCGCCTCGAAGAGATGCCTTTCTTTCGGCGCCGGCGGATAAGGAGCCGAGTTGGGTTGTAGTTCGATATCATGCTGCCGATCCTGGACCTTGGCTTCTCCATTGCCATATCAATAACCACATGGTTGGTGGCATGATGATGGTTATTcaggatggtgttgatgcgtGGCCAGAGGTTCCTGAGGAGTATGCTGAGGGTGGTGATGGAGAGTGA
- a CDS encoding related to lysine permease produces MEFPPEKEHGKSADDDVENLPHSDVPRPTQQDLLQRSLSARQVQMIAIGGTIGTGLFLGTGKSLATGGPASILIAYAIVGAIVFTTMLALGEMAAFIPVAGSFCTFAGRFVDDAFGFALTWNYWFNDAVSTASDLVALQLVLQYWTDNFPGWALSLIFWVVLIGVNIISVKAYGELEYWLSLLKVITIVVFIVMGIVVNCGGNETGEYIGGKNWHIPGAPFVGGIGGFASVFVTASFAYGGTESIAITAGETKDPTRNLPKVVKNVFWRIILFYLLSILLIGLNVPYNYPDLNSKETRTSPFTIVFEMTGAKAAGSVINAVILTSVLSAGNHALFAGVRLMYTLAIEGHAPKVLGKLNRNRVPWVAVLVTGFVAGLCFGSSFIGAGDLWNWLQNIVGVSNQLSWISIGITSIRFRQALALQGKTHLLPFKNWTYPYGPWICVILNSFLVLVQGWSCFSPKFDGVSFVSFYIELPVMLLMFVVWKLVKKTKFVGLSEMDLETDVYTIEEKVTEETGWKAKVKNVVTWLF; encoded by the exons ATGGAGTTCCCACCGGAAAAAGAACATGGAAAATCTGCTGACGATGACGTCGAGAATCTACCGCACAGCGACGTCCCGCGACCCACGCAACAGGATCTGCTGCAGCGCTCGCTCTCAGCGCGCCAGGTGCAGATGATTGCTATTGGCGGCACCATCGGTACTGGCCTGTTTCTCGGTACTGGAAAGTCCCTTGCCACGGGTGGGCCAGCGTCGATATTGATCGCCTATGCCATCGTGGGCGCTATCGTCTTTACGACCATGTTGGCTTTGGGGGAGATGGCGGCGTTTATACCCGTTGCTGGAAGTTTTTGTACCTTTGCAGG AcgttttgttgatgatgcgttTGGCTTTGCTCTCACTTGGAATTACTGGTTCAACGATGCTGTGTCCACTGCCTCGGATCTCGTCGCCCTGCAGCTCGTTCTTCAATACTGGACCGACAACTTCCCCGGCTGGGCCCTCAGTCTCATTTTCTGGGTTGTTCTCATCGGCGTCAACATTATTTCCGTCAAAGCATATGGCGAACTCGAGTACTGGCTCAGTCTGCTAAAAGTCATCACCATTGTGGTTTTCATCGTCATGGGCATCGTTGTCAATTGTGGTGGAAATGAGACGGGAGAGTACATCGGCGGGAAAAATTGGCATATCCCTGGTGCGCCTTTTGTTGGAGGCATCGGTGGCTTTGCCTCTGTTTTTGTTACGGCCTCTTTTGCTT ATGGAGGAACTGAGAGTATTGCCATCACGGCTGGTGAGACCAAGGATCCCACAAGAAATCTCCCCAAGGTCGTCAAGAATGTCTTTTGGCGAATTATCCTCTTCTA TCTCCTTtccattcttctcatcggcctCAATGTCCCATACAACTATCCCGATCTCAACTCCAAGGAGACCCGCACTTCTCCCTTCACCATTGTTTTTGAAATGACGGGCGCCAAAGCTGCTGGGAGTGTCATCAACGCCGTTATTCTCACTAGTGTCCTGTCTGCTGGAAACCACGCTCTCTTTGCTGGAGTGAGATTGATGTACACTCTTGCTATCGAGGGTCATGCCCCCAAGGTCCTCGGGAAGCTCAATAGGAACAGAGTACCCTGGGTTGCTGTCCTTGTGACAGGATTCGTGGCTGGTCTCTGCTTTGGCTCGAGTTTCATCGGAGCGGGCGATTTGTGGAACTGGCTCCAGAA CATCGTCGGTGTATCGAACCAACTCAGCTGGATCTCCATCGGCATCACGTCAATCCGCTTCCGCCAAGCCCTCGCACTACAAGGCAAAACTCACCTTCTCCCCTTCAAGAACTGGACGTATCCCTACGGACCTTGGATCTGCGTCATTCTCAACAGTTTCCTCGTTCTCGTGCAGGGCTGGAGCTGTTTCAGTCCCAAATTCGACGGTGTCAGCTTTGTCAGCTTTTACATCGAGCTACCGGTCATGCTGCTCATGTTTGTGGTGtggaagcttgtcaagaagacaaagTTCGTGGGGCTGAGCGAGATGGACCTTGAGACGGATGTTTATACGATTGAGGAGAAGGTCACAGAGGAGACGGGGTGGAAGGCCAAGGTGAAGAATGTGGTTACTTGGTTGTTTTAA